In Klebsiella aerogenes, the DNA window TAAAGTGGCGATGATGAACCAGATCCAGCAGGCGTTGGAGCAAAATCGTTTTCGCCTGATGGCGCAGCCAATTATTGGTATACGCGGCGACAGCTACCATGAAGTCTTGCTGAGAATGGTCGGCGAAAAGGGTGAGTTAATTGCGCCGGATAACTTCCTGCCCGCCGCTCACGAATTTGGCCTGGTCTCGCGCATCGACCAATGGGTCATCGAGAATACGCTGGCCTTTATGAATGAAAACCGGCGGGCGCTGCCGGGCATGCGTCTGGCGATCAATCTGTCGCCAGTGTCGGTCAGCCGCAGTCGCTTCCCGGATGAAGTGGAAGAGTTGCTGCGCCGTTACAATATCGAACCGTGGCAGCTGATTTTTGAGCTGACGGAAAACCACTCGTTGAGCAACCCGGAACAGGCGCGGCAAACGCTGGCGCGGTTGCAGGAGCTGGGATGTCGGGTGGCGATTGATGACTTTGGCACCGGCTATGCCAGCTATGCGCGGCTGAAAACCCTCAACGTCGATATGTTGAAAATTGACGGCAGTTTCATCCGCAATCTGGTCATCAGCAGCCTGGATTACCAGGTGGTGGCGTCGATTTGCCGGTTGGCGCAGATTAAACATATGCAGGTAGTGGCGGAATTTGTGGAATCGCCGGAGATTCGCCAGGCGGTGATATCGCTGGGAATCGACTATATGCAGGGATATGACATCGGCGAGCCAGCGCCGATTGAAGAACTTGTCAGCGCAGCGGCTGTCGCTTGAAACAAAACAGCCGGACGAGTGAACGTCCGGCTGTTATCGGCTGACGGGAATTAACGCTATGCTTCTTCTTCCGTGATTTTCAACAGCCACTCCGGCACGCCTTCCCAGTACTGTTGCTCTTTCTCCAGATCCAGCAGCACCAGCGCGTTCTGGCTAAACCAGTCGTGCGGGAAAACCAACGTCCAGTGGTGGGCCTCCGTCTTCAGCGTCAGCTTCGGTGGCGTGGTGGTCGCCTGGCGTTGGTTATTCAGCAGCACACCAAGGCGCAGCAACTGGATCAGCGGCAGGAACTGTTTTTTCTTAAACAACGTAAAGCGCGGCAAATCATCGAGCTTAATCGCCTTGCGGTGATAGCGCACCAGAGTGGCCATCAGCGTTTGTTGCTCCTGATTAAAGCCCGGCAGGTCGCTGTTTTGCAGAATATAGGCGGAATGGCGGTGCATGCCGCTGTGGTTAATGTTTAACCCTACTTCGTGCAACATCACCGCCCATTTCAGCAACGCTGAGAGATGCGGGTTAGCCAGTTTCGGATTTTGCTCCTGCCACTGTTCCAGCATCTGGGTGATGGTCTCCAGTACCCGACGCGCCTGTTCGCGGTCGATGTTGTATTGGTTGGCCAGGCTTTGCGCGGTACGGCTGCGAATGTCCTGATGGCGGAAACGGCCTTCCATCTCGTACAGCACGCCTTCGCGCAACGCGCCGTCGGACAGGCGAAGCTCTTTAATTGCCAGCGCATCAAATACGCCGCACAGAATAGCCAGCCCCGGCGCGAATACCGCTTTACGGTCTTCCGACAGGCCCGGCAGGCTTAACGAATCGAAGTTTTTATTCTTCAGCAGTTCGCTAACCAGCATTTCAAGGCGTTCCGGGGTAATAAAACCGTCTTTCTCGCCCATCGCCACCAGCACTTCCTGCGCGGCCTTGATGGTGCCAGAGGCGCCAAGCGCGACATTCCAGCCCTGAATGCGGAACTGCCACGCCAGCGTTTCCAGCTTCTGCACTGCCGCCAGACGCGCGCGCTGGAAGTTCTCTTTGTTGATGGTGCCGCCAGGGAAGTAGGCCTGAGAGAAACTTACACAGCCCATACGGCGGCTTTCTACCAGCCGGGGCTCGAAGTCTTCGCCGATCACCAGTTCAGTCGAACCGCCGCCGATATCGATAACCAGTTTGCGACCGCGCTCCGGCTGCGTATGTTCGACGCCCATAAAGATCAGACGCGCTTCTTCATTACCGGAGATTATCTCTATCGGATAGGGGATGACCTTTTCCGCACGCTTAAGAAAATCCGCTGCGTTGGCCGCCTGGCGTAGGGTGTGCGTCCCAACGATACACACGCTGGAGGGGGAGAACCCTTGCAGACGTTCAGCAAACAGCGACAGACAGTTCAGCCCGCGAGTCATCGCTTCTTCGCTCAACACCGAGTTTTCATCCAGGCCATCAGCCAGATGTACACGCTGCTTCAGGCGACCGATGATCTGCATTGCCCCGTCGACGACACGGGCGATCACCATATGAAAACTGTTCGAACCAAGGTCGACCGCAGCGAACTCCTGCGGCCGAGGGGTTTTTTCGTTTATTGGCATAGGTTAATCGGGTTGTTCGAGTGATTTGAGGTAATCGTAAATCGCCATCTGTGCGCGCACTTTACGGCGATTGCCGCGTGGCACATAGCGATTACTCAGTTCTTTATCAAGATAGCGCGCTTTTACGGTATCGTTAAACAGGATATCGAAAATATCCAATACGCGCTGCTTCAGACGCGGATCCAGCAGCGGCGCGGCGACTTCGATACGATAATCGATATTACGCGTCATCCAGTCGGCAGAGGATAACCACACCTGCTTATCGCCGCCGTTTTCAAAACAATAGACCCGATCGTGCTCAAGGAAACGGTCAACGATGCTAATGACGCGAATATTTTCGCTAATGCCCTCAAGACCAGGGATCAGCGAGCACATCCCACGGATAAGCAGGTTCACCGGTACACCCGAGCTGGACGCGGCATACAGCCTGTCCACCAGCCCTTTGTCGACCAGGTTATTTAATTTAAGCGTAATACCGGATGGTTGACCATTCTGCGCATTAGCGATTTCACGATCGATCATCTCATACAGCAGGCGGCGCGAGTTCTGCGGTGACACCAGCAGATAATCGAAATTGACCGGTCGGTACGGGTTCTCGATGAAGTTAAACACGCGACGCACTTCATTAGTGATACGCGCATCGGCGGTTAACAGCGAGTAGTCGGTGTAGATACGTGCGGTTTTCTCGTTGAAGTTGCCGGTGCCGATGTGGGCATAGCGCACCACCTCATCGCCTTCTTTGCGCGAAATGAGGAACAGCTTAGCGTGAATTTTCAGCCCTGGCGCCGAGAAAATGACGTGTACGCCAGCTTCGGTCAGACGCTTGGCCCAATGAATATTGGCCTCTTCATCGAAGCGGGCTTGCAGTTCGACGACGACGGTGACTTTTTTACCGTTGTGGGCGGCGTGGATCATTGAATCGATGATCCGCGAATCTTTCGCCACGCGGTAGATGTTGATTTTGATCGCCAGTACGCTTGGGTCGAACGACGCCTGACGCAGCAGTTCGAGTACGTGCTCAAAGGTGTGATACGGATAGTAGAGCAGCACGTCACGTTCGCGAATGGCATCAAAGCCGTTGCGGAATTTATCAAACCACAGATGGCGCAGGCGCGGCATCGGTTTGTTGACCAGATTGGCTTTGCCGACATTCGGGAAGCCGATAAAGTCTTTAAAGTTGTGGTAGCGGCCGCCTGGCAGCATTGAGTCGTAGTTGGAAATGGAGAGCTTATCGCGCAGCATTTCCACCATCGCATCCGGCATATCGCGCTGGTAAACAAAACGTACCGGCTCGGCGGTTAAACGCTGTTTCAGGCTGGAGGACATTAGCTCCATCAGGCTCGATTCCATTTCGTGTACCAGATCGTACTCGGCATCACGCGTCATTTTCATCGAGTAAGCGTTAAGGGCATCGTAGTCAAAGAAGCCCTTGAAGATATCATCCAGACAGTAACGCAGGATGTTATCTAATAAAATCATTGGTTTGCGGCGTCGCGGCGTTTCCGGCGGCAGGTTCACAAAGCGTGGAACCTTATCGGACGGAATTTCCAGCAGCGCGTAGTTGATGGTATCACCGCGGATAATCTCCACCGCCAGATAGGTGTAGTCATCTTTCAGGAACTGGACCAGATCCGTTTCGCGGTTAATCAGAATTGGCGAGATATGCTGGCGAAGATACTGTTTGAAGTAGTTACGTAGCCAGGACTGCTGATTGACGGAAAGCTGACGTTCGTTAATCAGGAAGATCTGATTACGCGCCATTTCCAGCAGCAGTTCATTGTAGAGACCATCAAACTCCTGGTCTGCTTTCAGCACACGAGCCTGAATTTTACCTAACAGGTGACGGGAATGGGCGGTACTGCCTTGTTCTTCACTGATAAGAATGCGCCGCTTAAGTTCCGCAAAACGCACTTTGTAAAACTCATCGAGGTTGTTGGAGTAAATTCCTAAGAAGCGCATGCGCTCGATGAGCGGGTTGCTTTTGTCCGCCGCTTCCTGAAGTACGCGCTCGTTAAAGGACAACCAGCTGAGTTCTTTTTCGATGTATAGCTTTTCCTGGCCCATTACAACTCACACTCCGGATCATTGACGTCGCTTTTTCATTATGGCGAGCTTTGCCATTGAATGTCCAACTATGTCAAAGCAATGTGACAGTTTTCTTTCAATAAGATGTACGGAAAAAGCGGACGCGTTCGTTTGCTTACGTTATGTTCAATCATCGGCAAAATGGAGGGCGAAACGATGTGGGAAACGCGGGCGCTGGAGCTTAACAATCAGGATATCTGGGATTGGTCGTCGGCCTGTCGGTTGATTGAATACGCGATTGAGCACGATTTTAATACCGTGGTAGTTGGTCAGGCGGAGTTGTTTGGCAAACTGGTTTCTCCGCAAGGTTATACGCCGTTCGACTACAACGATCGGCTATCGAGCCAGCAACGCGCGCGCTGTATCTATCTCAACCGCCTGGCGCTGCGCTGTCGCGAGCAGGGACTGCGGTTTTATCTGCAGGCGAAAGAGCTCGGTTTTCCCACTGAACTGTTGTTAGCGCATCCGGAGCTGCTGGATAATCCGCGCGGCGTGCGTTTCGATGTCGATTTCTGGAGCCGTTGGTTGACCGACAAGGTGCGTGCGGTATGCCTGGGCGTCCCGGCGCTTACCGGCCTGATTATCGCGCTCTCCAGCACCGACGGTTTATTGCCGATCTCCCGTCCGCAGTGGGACACGCAAAAGAACGATGGCCGCCAGCCGGCGCAAAGTTTCGTTCTCTATCGCCGCTGCTTTAACGCCTTAAGCCAGGCGGTGGCGGCGCAAAATAAGCATCTGGTGCTGCGGGTTTTCCCGGCCAGCAATGACGATCTTGGTACGGTACTGGACGCCATTGAGCCGTTACCGCCTGCGGTATCGGTATCGATTAAACTCACTCCGGAACGTTTCTGGCCTGCATTCCCCAATAATCCGGCGCTGTTGGCGGTGCAGGCGCGGGATGTGTGGGTCGATATTGATCTTGCCGGCGAGGAAGTGGGATGGGGGGTAATGCCGTTTCTGCGGATTGATGAACTGCAGGGGAGGCTGCTGTGGTGCCAGAGTCGGAACCCGCGCATTACCGGCGCTATCTGCAAAGCCAGTTGGGAAAGTATCGATAATCACTGGATCCCCGGTACGCTAAGCGAATGCAACCTGTTTGCCTGCAGCCAGCTATTAGGGGAAGGGGCGGCAAAGAATCAGCAGCAACTGCTCGGACAGTGGCTGGCGCAGCGCTACGGCTGGTGCCCGCAAACAAGCATGGCTCGGCAGTTCCAGCAGTTCCTTGAGCAGGCGACGCAGACGCTTTATCAGGCGATTTATGTACGCGATCATGTTTTCCATCGCCATAGTCAACTGCCGGAAAGCTACGGCCAGGCGGTATGGAGCCTGTATGGTCAACTGGCGCGCAGCCACTGGCTGCCGGGGTCGGCGCAGGATATTCATTTCACTCGTGACGATCCGCTAAAGTCGATGGCTAACCTCACGCAAATTGCGCAAGAAAAAGATGACGTGGCAAGCAGTGCGCAACGTTTATGCGAAGAGGCGCTGGCGTTTGCTCAAACGGCGGATTTCCCCGCCGCGCTGGCGCGTCAGTGGCGTGAAGAATGGCAGGGTTTAGCGCTCTATTGCCAGCTGTTTACTCATGCGCAGAAAGCCTTTTTCACCTTGCATTTCGCTCGCGAGGTGGAAAACAGCTGGAGCATGCGGGAGATTTGCCATATCAACGTGCAGGCGCTGTATCGTTGCGCATCGGAAATGGAAACGCTCTGTCAGCAGATGAGCGAGGCGTCGCCAGCGTTCTACGTGATGTTCGATCCGGGTCGGGTGCGCAGCCTGGCGAATAGCCTGAGCACCGAGCTGACGGCGCTCAGGTAGCGATACTACAGGGTACGGTGCAGCGCTTCCACCAGACACAGCATCGCCATTGCCTGGCCGTAGGGCATGGCGGTCAACGTGATGTTACGGTAGTGGTCGAGGTCGTTGCCCATCGCCGTGCCGAACGACACCTGCATCAGTTCCCCCTGCGGCGAGATATGTTCGACAATGCCCCGCCAGGCCCGTTCGGCAACCGGTAAAAACGTCTCGTCGAGGTAGCCGAGACGTACGGCCTTGAAGATGCCGGCGGCGAATCCCGCCGTTGCCGAAGCTTCCTGATAGCTCTCCGGGTCATTGAGTAGCGTTGGCCATAGCCCGTTTTCGCCCTGGTAGCGGGCAAGCGCGCTGACCTGAATCCGTAGCGTATTTTGCAGCTGGCGGTAAAAAGCGTCATGTTCGTCAAGATTAAGCATTTCCAGCAGCTCCGGGATTGCCAGCGTGATCCAGCTATTGCCGCGGGCCCACAGGGCGCCGGCGAAATGGTGTCTGCCCTCGAAATGCCAGCCGTGAAACCACAGGCCGCTCTGGCGGTCGCTCAAATAGTGCAGATGCTGCAAAAACTGAAATTTGGCTTCTTCTACCCAGCGTGGTTTATCAAACATCTTGCCGAGCATGGCCAGCGGCAGCACCGCCATCATCAACGTATCATCCCAAATCTGCTGATGATGCGTGTTCTCGTAGGTGACATGCTGTAGGCAACCTTCATCGGTGCGCGGCATCTGGCGGTAGATGGCGTCTCCCCAGCATTCCAGGTAGGCTCGCCAGTCGCTGCGCGGTTCCTGCTGATAGCGCAGCGCCAGCGTTAAGAACGGACAAGCCGTGTTGATATTCTTCTCCGGTGTACCTTCGGCGAAGCGGGTGCTGAACCAGTCGTCGATAAGCTGACGGGCGCGGGGAGAGCCGGTTAACTGCTGGTAGCGAAACAGTCCAAACAGGCCGATACCGTGCGTCCACTCCCAGCCTTCCCAGCTTTTGGTATCGATCACCCGTCCATCCTCCAGCCGCTGCAGATACTGGCCGCTATCGTCGGTAATTGCGGTTAGGTTATCGATCAGCGCGTCGATAAGCTGCAGGGTTTCAGGACGGTTGATTTTCTGCGACATAATGACTTCCTTGCGGTGAGCGGGCGGCAGCGTGCTGCCAGTGGCTGTTGTTGTGTGGGTGACCGGTAAGCAACTCAATGGTGTCGCGAGTCTGCGGACTGGCATCCTGCGGGTGGCCGCCGGCGCGCAGTCGTTCCAGTTCGTTAATCAGGATCTGATGGCGTGGTTGGTTTAAGCGGAAATGAAAAGCGCCGTACATCGCCAGGATTGCCAGCAGACCGGGGCCGACGAGGAACACCCACCAGATGCCGTTGAGGGCGGCGGTATTCTGCGCCGCCGCGCCTTTCGTGAAGCCAAACGCTTCCAGCGCCAGACCGACGATAAACAGCGCCAGCGCCTGGGAGAATTTGCGCGTGAGCATCATGACGCCAGCGTAAATCCCTTCGCGCCGTACGCCGGTATAGGCTTCATCGACATCCGGTAAAAAGTTGTAGACGTTCCAGGGAATCAAATAGGTACCGCCGCGAGCGATACCCATCACCATCGCACCGCCAAGCAGCAACCAGGAAAGGTGGCTGAAAGCGGCGGTGAGCTGACTGAACCACAGCAACGAGCAGATAATCAGCGTGATGGCCAGTTTATAGGCGTTGCTGTTGCCGATGCGGATGCACAGCCAGGTGAAGAAGGGGATAGCGAAGAACTGAAAGAGCGTCATCAGGCTCATCGCCTGTGAGGCCAGCGAGGTGCCGACGCGTAACACGTAGGTCATGTAGTGCATAAATAAGGAGCCGAAAATATCCAGCGCCACCGCGCCGCCGACGTACATCATGATATGGATGCGGAAGGTGCGCAGGCGGA includes these proteins:
- the ppx gene encoding exopolyphosphatase, giving the protein MPINEKTPRPQEFAAVDLGSNSFHMVIARVVDGAMQIIGRLKQRVHLADGLDENSVLSEEAMTRGLNCLSLFAERLQGFSPSSVCIVGTHTLRQAANAADFLKRAEKVIPYPIEIISGNEEARLIFMGVEHTQPERGRKLVIDIGGGSTELVIGEDFEPRLVESRRMGCVSFSQAYFPGGTINKENFQRARLAAVQKLETLAWQFRIQGWNVALGASGTIKAAQEVLVAMGEKDGFITPERLEMLVSELLKNKNFDSLSLPGLSEDRKAVFAPGLAILCGVFDALAIKELRLSDGALREGVLYEMEGRFRHQDIRSRTAQSLANQYNIDREQARRVLETITQMLEQWQEQNPKLANPHLSALLKWAVMLHEVGLNINHSGMHRHSAYILQNSDLPGFNQEQQTLMATLVRYHRKAIKLDDLPRFTLFKKKQFLPLIQLLRLGVLLNNQRQATTTPPKLTLKTEAHHWTLVFPHDWFSQNALVLLDLEKEQQYWEGVPEWLLKITEEEA
- the ppk1 gene encoding polyphosphate kinase 1 — its product is MGQEKLYIEKELSWLSFNERVLQEAADKSNPLIERMRFLGIYSNNLDEFYKVRFAELKRRILISEEQGSTAHSRHLLGKIQARVLKADQEFDGLYNELLLEMARNQIFLINERQLSVNQQSWLRNYFKQYLRQHISPILINRETDLVQFLKDDYTYLAVEIIRGDTINYALLEIPSDKVPRFVNLPPETPRRRKPMILLDNILRYCLDDIFKGFFDYDALNAYSMKMTRDAEYDLVHEMESSLMELMSSSLKQRLTAEPVRFVYQRDMPDAMVEMLRDKLSISNYDSMLPGGRYHNFKDFIGFPNVGKANLVNKPMPRLRHLWFDKFRNGFDAIRERDVLLYYPYHTFEHVLELLRQASFDPSVLAIKINIYRVAKDSRIIDSMIHAAHNGKKVTVVVELQARFDEEANIHWAKRLTEAGVHVIFSAPGLKIHAKLFLISRKEGDEVVRYAHIGTGNFNEKTARIYTDYSLLTADARITNEVRRVFNFIENPYRPVNFDYLLVSPQNSRRLLYEMIDREIANAQNGQPSGITLKLNNLVDKGLVDRLYAASSSGVPVNLLIRGMCSLIPGLEGISENIRVISIVDRFLEHDRVYCFENGGDKQVWLSSADWMTRNIDYRIEVAAPLLDPRLKQRVLDIFDILFNDTVKARYLDKELSNRYVPRGNRRKVRAQMAIYDYLKSLEQPD
- a CDS encoding glycoside hydrolase family 88 protein, whose amino-acid sequence is MSQKINRPETLQLIDALIDNLTAITDDSGQYLQRLEDGRVIDTKSWEGWEWTHGIGLFGLFRYQQLTGSPRARQLIDDWFSTRFAEGTPEKNINTACPFLTLALRYQQEPRSDWRAYLECWGDAIYRQMPRTDEGCLQHVTYENTHHQQIWDDTLMMAVLPLAMLGKMFDKPRWVEEAKFQFLQHLHYLSDRQSGLWFHGWHFEGRHHFAGALWARGNSWITLAIPELLEMLNLDEHDAFYRQLQNTLRIQVSALARYQGENGLWPTLLNDPESYQEASATAGFAAGIFKAVRLGYLDETFLPVAERAWRGIVEHISPQGELMQVSFGTAMGNDLDHYRNITLTAMPYGQAMAMLCLVEALHRTL
- a CDS encoding MFS transporter; this encodes MGDIFGSGAMTITGLWLLYFYIEVAGLSPAAAASIFAIAKIWDGITDPVMGYITDNIRTRWGRRRIFFILGAPLSLCFALMWISGFGYAWYLGTYLLFSTVFTLLMVPYDTLPAEMTTRYDLRSKMSGARMLFAQATAFLAALIPGQIMAHVADKSQAFIYIGIIFALLFALPWIFVWRGTWERDNLPPPQTQQGLGKTLRSLYREMASTFRLRTFRIHIMMYVGGAVALDIFGSLFMHYMTYVLRVGTSLASQAMSLMTLFQFFAIPFFTWLCIRIGNSNAYKLAITLIICSLLWFSQLTAAFSHLSWLLLGGAMVMGIARGGTYLIPWNVYNFLPDVDEAYTGVRREGIYAGVMMLTRKFSQALALFIVGLALEAFGFTKGAAAQNTAALNGIWWVFLVGPGLLAILAMYGAFHFRLNQPRHQILINELERLRAGGHPQDASPQTRDTIELLTGHPHNNSHWQHAAARSPQGSHYVAENQPS